Proteins encoded in a region of the Quercus lobata isolate SW786 chromosome 8, ValleyOak3.0 Primary Assembly, whole genome shotgun sequence genome:
- the LOC115957899 gene encoding purple acid phosphatase 18-like, whose translation MELMKLITVTVSLFISVTVITADYVRPQPRKTLHFQLNPKPSFYPQQVHISLAGDESMRVTWVTDDDSSPSVVEYGTLPGRYSSVAQGESTSYNYLFYSSGKIHHTVIGPLEHDTVYFYRCGGQGPEFQLKTPPAQFPVTFAVVGDLGQTGWTKSTLNHIDQCKYDVHLLPGDLSYADYMQHRWDTFGELVQPLASAKPWMVTEGNHEQENIPLLKDGFESYNARWKMPFEESGSSSNLYYSFEVAGVHIIMLGSYTDYDEQSDQFSWLKADLSKVDRTKTPWLLVLFHVPWYNSNKAHKGEGDGMMAAMESLLYAASVDMVLAGHVHAYERSKRVNNGRPDPCGAVHITIGDGGNREGLAHGYINPQPEWSVFREASFGHGELKIVNSTHAFWSWHRNDDDEPVRSDQVWITSLVNSGCVSEKKNELRDILMAP comes from the exons ATGGAGCTGATGAAGCTAATAACAGTAACTGTCTCTTTGTTCATCTCAGTAACTGTCATAACTGCCGACTACGTTCGACCCCAGCCTCGCAAAACTTTGCATTTCCAGTTGAACCCTAAGCCTTCCTTTTATCCTCAGCAG GTGCACATCTCTTTGGCTGGAGATGAGAGCATGCGAGTGACATGGGTCACTGATGATGATTCTTCTCCTTCAGTTGTTGAGTATGGGACATTGCCCGGGAGATACAGTTCTGTTGCTCAAGGAGAAAGTACCTCTTATAATTATCTATTCTATAGCTCAGGGAAGATACACCACACTGTCATTGGGCCTCTGGAACATGACACAGTTTACTTTTACCGATGTGGAGGACAAGGTCCTGAGTTCCAACTCAAGACCCCTCCAGCTCAATTTCCAGTTACTTTTGCTGTGGTAGGGGATCTGGGTCAAACTGGCTGGACCAAATCAACACTAAACCACATTGACCAGTGCAAGTATGATGTGCATCTGCTTCCTGGAGACCTCTCATATGCTGATTACATGCAGCATCGGTGGGACACATTTGGTGAGCTGGTGCAGCCCCTAGCAAGTGCAAAGCCATGGATGGTTACAGAAGGGAACCATGAACAGGAAAACATACCATTGTTAAAGGATGGGTTTGAATCCTATAATGCTAGATGGAAGATGCCTTTTGAGGAGAGTGGATCTAGTTCGAAtctttattattcttttgaagttGCAGGTGTTCATATTATCATGCTTGGTTCATACACAGATTATGACGAGCAGTCGGATCAATTCAGTTGGCTGAAG GCTGATCTTTCAAAGGTGGACCGGACAAAGACACCATGGCTGCTTGTTCTATTCCATGTTCCTTGGTATAACAGTAACAAGGCTCATAAAGGTGAAGGTGATGGCATGATGGCAGCCATGGAATCCTTGCTTTATGCTGCCAGTGTGGATATGGTACTTGCTGGTCATGTACACGCATATGAACGCTCG AAACGTGTCAATAATGGAAGACCTGATCCTTGTGGTGCTGTCCACATTACCATTGGTGATGGTGGAAACAGAGAAGGTTTAGCTCATGG GTATATAAACCCACAGCCTGAATGGTCAGTCTTTCGTGAAGCAAGTTTTGGTCATGGTGAACTTAAGATTGTGAATTCAACTCATGCCTTCTGGAGCTGGCATAGGAATGATGATGACGAGCCTGTAAGGTCTGATCAGGTCTGGATAACATCGTTGGTCAATTCAGGATGTGTTtctgagaagaaaaatgaactGAGGGATATACTTATGGCACCTTAG
- the LOC115957448 gene encoding CRS2-associated factor 2, mitochondrial-like: MLKLLLWRHSTHQTHKLTRFLSQSLSNDPYDPPFSPTSKPQKPKNKTKHKTQNKDQNSKPEPKFPLKSDLPFDFKYSYSETNPSLEPIGFREPPRFSPFGPGRLDRKWTGTCAPAQQQEVDPERVAEERNRVLGDPLTEEEVAELVEKYRHSDCSRQINLGVGGVTHNMLDDIHNHWKRAEAVRIKCLGVPTLDMDNVCFHLEEKSGGKVIYRHINILLLYRGRNYDPKNRPVVPLMLWKPYAPIYPKLVKNVADGLTFEETKEMRNRGLNSLSLMKLSRNGVYANVVERVREAFETVEVVRLDCTHVGTSDCKKIGVKLRDLVPCVPILFKDEQIILWRGKRDEEQESNLSKEVTSVQMFE, translated from the exons ATGCTAAAGCTCTTGTTATGGCGTCATTCAACTCATCAAACTCACAAACTAACTCGTTTCCTTAGCCAATCCCTATCTAATGACCCTTACGACCCTCCATTCTCTCCTACTTCTAAACCCCAAAAACCCaagaacaaaaccaaacacaaaacccaaaacaaagaCCAGAATTCCAAGCCCGAACCGAAATTCCCTCTCAAGTCTGACCTCCCCTTTGACTTCAAATACTCCTACTCAGAGACCAACCCATCGTTGGAGCCAATCGGATTCAGAGAACCACCGAGGTTCTCTCCTTTTGGGCCAGGTCGGCTTGACCGGAAATGGACTGGCACGTGTGCCCCGGCCCAACAACAGGAAGTGGACCCGGAAAGAGTGGCGGAGGAGAGGAACCGGGTTCTTGGGGACCCACTTACGGAGGAGGAAGTAGCGGAGCTAGTGGAGAAGTATCGGCACAGTGATTGTTCTCGCCAAATCAATCTGG GGGTGGGAGGAGTTACTCACAACATGTTGGATGACATCCACAACCATTGGAAAAGGGCTGAAGCTGTGAGGATCAAGTGCTTGGGTGTGCCAACCCTTGATATGGATAATGTTTGCTTCCACCTTGAG GAAAAATCTGGGGGGAAGGTTATCTATCGGCACATTAACATCCTTCTGTTATACCGAGGTCGAAACTATGATCCAAAGAATCGGCCAGTTGTTCCTCTTATGCTGTGGAAACCATATGCCCCTATATATCCAAAGCTTGTGAAGAATGTTGCTGATGGATTAACATTTGAAGAAACAAAGGAAATGAGAAACAGAGGACTGAATTCTCTCTCGCTAATGAAACTTT CCAGGAATGGTGTGTATGCGAATGTCGTGGAGAGAGTAAGGGAGGCCTTTGAGACAGTCGAGGTGGTGAGACTAGACTGTACCCATGTTGGTACCAGTGATTGCAAAAAAATAGGTGTGAAATTAAGG GATCTGGTACCATGTGTCCCTATTTTGTTCAAGGATGAGCAGATAATACTTTGGAGGGGGAAGAGAGATGAGGAACAGGAATCTAACCTATCAAAGGAAGTTACAAGTGTACAAATGTTTGAGTGA
- the LOC115957447 gene encoding uncharacterized protein LOC115957447, producing the protein MMIHFQTRTRLPTWYKPFYPILIHPLLVHSPKPSLPQTLKMGATEANSKRPVCPSCSKPTWLCLCSRIRAPGLENSVRVTILQHSLEKKHPLNSARIARLGLKNFTLATVSDVLFQGRFVIRLREPDSEMGSVQNGLDSDEFVENVDTQKLVFEHSDGVEEVRENVSNSEYGLFAKCPIEENTNLIGDNGGCCLRNGLSGARNSQNPMKEVNFIGTSGFSVSDELVFEPGDELKVEDCIGEKGTFSLESLLVNRDQVTQLNAHTVSAASTLDEAVLDNETTATNESEFSHLDVDPNEVVQRQRGHEAPVITATIGKYGVVGSLCHIWMPQAHLQKPTFDNILASPEARDALAKGFSVKKLQKRQLSGSKELEEDEELELEVPPGSVLLFPSDCAISIDGLDALGCEVKNLIVLDGTWSKANRMYNENPWLKLLPHLKLDLNKLSLYSEVRSQPKAGCLSTIESIVYALKAIGENPEGLDDLLDVFESMVEDQRRCKDERLSKVSSV; encoded by the coding sequence ATGATGATCCATTTTCAAACCCGAACCCGTTTACCCACCTGGTATAAACCATTTTATCCCATCCTTATTCATCCTTTATTAGTACACAGCCCAAAACCCAGTCTTCCTCAAACCCTAAAAATGGGAGCGACTGAGGCCAATTCCAAGAGACCCGTTTGCCCATCATGCTCCAAACCCACCTGGCTCTGCCTCTGCAGTCGGATCCGGGCCCCGGGTCTTGAAAATTCGGTAAGAGTAACCATTCTTCAGCATAGTTTAGAGAAAAAGCACCCACTCAATTCTGCTAGAATTGCTAGACTAGGCCTCAAGAATTTCACTCTAGCAACTGTTTCCGATGTTCTCTTTCAAGGCCGGTTCGTTATTCGGTTGAGGGAACCGGATTCTGAAATGGGTTCGGTTCAAAATGGTTTGGATTCTGATGAATTTGTGGAAAATGTGGACACCCAGAAGCTAGTTTTTGAGCATAGTGATGGGGTAGAGGAAGTTAGAGAAAATGTGAGCAATTCAGAATATGGGTTATTTGCAAAGTGCCCAATTGAGGAAAACACTAATTTAATTGGTGATAATGGAGGATGTTGTTTGAGAAATGGTCTCAGTGGCGCTAGAAATTCTCAAAACCCTATGAAAGAAGTTAATTTTATAGGAACTTCGGGGTTTTCAGTGAGTGATGAATTAGTTTTTGAGCCAGGAGATGAATTGAAGGTCGAAGATTGCATTGGTGAAAAGGGTACATTCAGTTTAGAGAGTCTACTTGTAAATAGAGACCAAGTTACACAACTTAATGCTCATACGGTTTCAGCTGCTTCAACATTGGATGAAGCAGTTTTGGATAATGAAACTACTGCTACCAATGAGAGTGAATTTTCTCATCTGGATGTTGATCCAAATGAAGTTGTCCAAAGACAAAGAGGTCATGAAGCACCAGTTATTACTGCAACCATTGGAAAATATGGTGTCGTTGGCTCTCTTTGTCATATTTGGATGCCACAAGCCCATTTGCAGAAGCCAACATTTGATAACATTCTAGCTTCTCCTGAAGCTCGTGATGCTCTAGCAAAAGGGTTTTCTGTAAAAAAGTTGCAAAAGCGACAGTTGAGTGGGAGCAAGGAGTTGGAAGAGGATGAAGAGCTTGAACTTGAGGTTCCTCCAGGATCAGTGCTTCTATTCCCATCTGATTGTGCAATCAGTATTGATGGCCTTGATGCTCTTGGTTGTGAGGTGAAGAATTTAATCGTCTTGGATGGTACATGGTCAAAGGCAAATAGAATGTACAATGAGAACCCCTGGTTGAAGCTTTTGCCACATTTGAAGTTGGATTTGAACAAGCTGAGCTTGTATAGTGAAGTGAGGTCTCAGCCAAAAGCTGGATGTTTGTCCACGATTGAAAGCATTGTATATGCCCTGAAGGCTATTGGGGAAAACCCTGAAGGGCTAGATGATCTCCTGGATGTTTTCGAGTCTATGGTTGAAGACCAGAGGCGATGTAAAGATGAGAGGTTGAGCAAAGTCTCTTCAGTTTGA